In the genome of Pyrobaculum islandicum DSM 4184, the window GGCTGAAGATACAAAGATGTTCGACGGCTCGTCCGTCAAGGCGTTTTACCCAGCGGCGCCTATAGACGACGTAGTAGCTATATTAGCAAGTCAGTATAGAGATCCTATACATTACAATACCTGGCTTTGGTATGCACATACTATGGCGTCTTTTAAATCTAGCCAACTGTCTGAATATGCCGTCTATCTCAAAAAAATGACCGAAGAGGTAGGCGTCGCTAGGAGGATTAAGCTGGCGTGGGGATTATGAGAATTGGTTACGTCGTCGCCACCGCCACGCCTTTTGAATTTATCGCCACTCTCGACCCCGAGAGACCAGTCAGCCTATATGACTATGTGGCTGTCGACCATGTTGAATATGATGCGACAAACGGCGAATATATCAATGTGAGACTCCTCGGTCAGATTGTAAAACTTTTTAGAGACCCCTATTCAGCCAAGAGGGACCTCCCTCTCTATAGTGTGATGAAAGAGGTGTCAGACAACATTCTTGAGGTACAAATTGCAAAAGTCAAGGTGTTGGGTTATATATACAATGGAGAATTAAGACAACCGAAACATCCGCCTAGAATTGGGACGCCTGTCTATTTAGCAGAAAACGAGGAGATTGCAGAGTTATTTAAAATAGATGGCGGACTCTGCGTAGGGCGGTTGGCAAGTCGCGATTTAGAAATCTGCCTAGATTTAAATGGAGTTAAACGCCATGTTGCCGTCATCGCGGCAACTGGAAGTGGAAAAACGTGGTTCTCTGTTGTGTTTATAGAGGAGTTGTTGAAAAAAGGCGCCAAGATCGTAGTAGTTGACCCCCATGGCGAATATGTCCCCATTAAGGATAGTATATATAAGCTAGGCCCCTACTCGGCGACTGTTGTAAAATTATCTAAGCACCACGTAGGCGATTTGATGTATAAAATTGGCGTATTAGACAGCGATCCAGACGCGTTAGCAAATGCGGCGGGGGTCCCTCCAGGCGCTAAAAAAATACGCTACGCCATATATCTAGCCTGGTCCTATGCCAAGAAGGTTAAAAAGACAACAGGCAAAGCCTTAGGCCTTTCATTTCTCAGACAGGTGTTACATACGGCGCTTAGAGGGGAGACTGCGTTAAATAAGCTTTTTCAACAATACAAAGTTGAGGGAGATTTCCCAATGGAGGATTTAAAGCAGCTGGCAAAAAAAGACCGCCACTCTATATTCAGCGCGTTGATGTATCTAAAGAAGTTGCAGAGACTCGGCGTCTTCTCTTCAAAATCGACGCCGCTTTCTAAAATATTAGCTGATATTACAATTGTAAATCTGGCTGGAGTAAACGAGGAGGTCCAGGACTATGTCGTGTCTCATATTGTAAATCGTATATTTCAAGCCAGAGTGAGACATGTTAGATCTCTCAAAGGGTTGAAAATACCTTGGCCCGTCGTACTTGTAGTAGAAGAAGCCCACCGTTTTGCCCCACCTAAGACGCTTAGGAAGACTAAATCCTATGAAGCTCTATCTAGAGTGGCCTCTGAGGGGAGGAAATTCGGCGTCTATCTGGTGATAGTTAGCCAGAGACCGAGCAAGGTGGATCCAGACGTCATCAGTCAGTGTCAAAGCCAAGTCATTATGCGTATTGTAAATCCCAAGGACCAAGAGGCTGTGAGAGAAAGTAGCGAACTTTTAGCACAAGAGTTTCTAGAGAATCTACCAGGCTTAGATGTGGGAGAGGCTGTAGTGTTAGGCCCTCTCACCAGACTGCCGGTGGTAATTAGACTACGTGATAGAGTTTTAGAATACGGCGGGGCCGATATAGATCTTGCCAAAGTGTGGAGAATTGATAAGACGGCAGACGTGTTACAACTCTGGAGGAGGATATATAACACGCCGCCGTCTCCCAGCGTTATATTATCCGCCTCCAGGTTGAAGATATTACATAAGAGGAGGGAGAGGAATCGTATAGAGGTGTTGTTGCTAGACGGAGATAGAGAGGTGTCTGTAGTTATTGAAGATGGGAGACCGATATGTAGTGTCTGTGGCGTTGGCAAGCCATGTCCTCACGTATATAAGGCGTTGGAGGAGGCTGTGGAAATTATATGAAAATTCTCCATATATCAGACGCCCACTTGGGCAGAGCCCAGTACCACCTCCCTGAAAGAGAGGAGGATTATTTCAAGGCTTTTGACGAGGCGTTAAAGAGGGGGAAGGGGGCAGATGCCGTGTTGATAACAGGCGACCTCTTCGACCTTAAAAGACCATCTACAAAAGCGCTTGTCAAATTTGTAGAGGCAATAGAGGCCGTCGATATCCCTATATATATAATTGGGGGAAACCACGACTTTAGCTACGTGCGGTATAGAGCGGAGGCGGGGAAATGTCAACGGCCGGCAGAGTGTCTCTACGACACGGCACTGAGACTTTTAGACCGGCTGAAGTTGGCAAAGCTCCTCTGTTGGGAGTCTGTAGACGCCGGTGGGGTTTACATATTTGGGGCATGTGCGACGCCTAGAGAATACACGGCGGAGTACCGCCGGGCTCTCCAGAAGATGCCGCCGGGCGCTATCCTTGCCGTACATCAAGCAATTGAGGGAGTCAAAGCGAGGTACCCTGCTGAAGACGACGAATACACCATGCCTCAGGAGGTGTACCACGGATTGCCATACATACACATCGCCGCGGGCCATATACACGACCACATGGCGAAGCATCCAATAGGCGCCGTGTGGGCGGGGTCGCTGGAGGTGTGGGACGTTGGAGAGTTTGAGACCTGGGACTATAGAGGGGGCTTTGAGAAGGCGCAGGACAGAGCTGAGAAAGGCGCAGTCTTAATAGACGTGGCAGGGAAGGCGGTTTCTCTCAGAGATATCCCGCTCTCGCCGGGGAGGCCTCTGTACAGGGTTAGGCTGTACGTCCGGGAGAGGAAAGAGGCCTATGGGGCTGTGGAGGAAGCGACGAAGCTGTTTGACAAACCGGGCGCAGTGGTTAGGGTCGAAGTGTGGGGGACTTTGGAGGAGGCTCTGAGGCCTAGGCAATTGGCTACTCTGTTTACAAAAGCCCTCTACGTCGACGTAGTAGATAGGACTGTTACTCCGCAAAGGGCTGTGGCTCTAAGGGGGTCGGCCGTGGAGGAGCTATGGCGGATAATGAAAGAGAAGCTGGGGCAGCACGCCGAGGTGGTGCTCAGAGCTATGGAGCTCCTTAGAGACGGGGAGAGGGAGGCGGCCTACAGGCTTATCTTGAAGACGCTCTATGATTAGGAAGATAGAGCTGTACAACTTCAAGGCACATGCAAAAGCCGTCTTTAAATTTGGAGAGGGAGTAAACTTTATCTACGGCCCTAACGGCTCTGGCAAAACCTCAATAATGGAGGCTGTGTCAATTGCCCTTTTTGGATCTCAGTGGGTTAGAAGGGTGGGGGGTAGGTGGTCTGATTATCTAAAGAGGGGGGCGTCGGTGGGGGAGGTAAGGCTTTTTTTAAACCATATGGGGCAAGAGGTTCTTATAGTGAGAAGATTCGGCGAGGAGGGGAGTTCAACATCTGGCACATATCTCGCCATAGATGGCGCCGTTGTGGCTAGAGGCGATATAGATGTTACCAACGCTGTTGTAACAAAATTGGGCATTAGAATTGACGAGTATAGACATCTTTTATATATCAGACAGGGGGAGTTGAGACGGATTTTACAAGAGCCTGAGTATATAGACCATATATTACGCATTGACGAATTTGATAAAGTAGATGAAGTAGTTAAAGATGTACTTAAAGAACTTGAGAGGAGACGTGAGCGAGTTGGAGGGAGAGTTGAAGAGCTTGAGAAAAGAGCGCCACAACTTAAGGCGAAAGCCGACGCGCTTAGGCAAAGGCTTGCGGAAGCTGAAAGAAAAATAAAGGAGCTTGAAGACGCCGAGATAAAATTTAGAGAGGTTGAGAAAAGGTTTTTCGAATTGAGAGAGCGCTATATATCGTTGACAAAAGAAAAGGAGTCTTTAGAACGTGGGCTTGAAGAAACAGCAAGCATGGCTCTTGAGGTCGAAAAAGACATAGAGCGGTTAGAAGAGGAGCTAGAGTTCATACGCCGTGCTGAAGAGGAGTTAAGTACACTCCCAGAGCTCGGCGATGTGGAAAGAGAGTACTATGAGGTTAAACAACTAGTCGCCACTGTTGAAAAAATCCCACCTGAGGTACGTAGTTATGACCCAAAGCTACTTGAAGAAACAAGACGTAAATATGAAGAGGTAAGTAGGAGATATGTAGAGGTGAGGTCTAGACTCGGCTTGTTAAGAGATGTATTAAGAGTTGCAAAAGCCGCTGAGAGAGGCCGTTGCCCCGTCTGTGGAGCCCCTCTGACTGAAGAAACTGTGAAGAGACACGAGCTTGAGGCTTTAGGACTTGAGAAAGAAGAGCAACGTCTCTCTAGGCTCATGGAACAGTTACAAACAGAGATTAAACAGCTGGAAACTCTAGACAAGACATATAGAGCCTACGCCCAATATCTCTCTATAGATCTACAAGCTTTAAAAAAGAGGTTAGCAGAACTGGAGACTCTATATCAGAGGAAGAGAGAAGTTGAAAAAAAGAGGGCATATCTCTCGGGAGTTGTAGCTAGGAGGGGGGAGGTAGAGAGACGACTGGAAGAGCTAAAGGCTCGGAAAGCCGCATTAGAGAAGCGCATAGGGGAAATTAACGGGAGACTAAACGCTGTTGAGACTGAGTTAAAAACGCTTGCGACCGTATTGACAAATATAGAGGCTGAATATACCGCTCTCAAAGTAAAACATGAAGAGTTTCTAGCGGCAAAGATGTTTGTCTCAGAGCTAAAACGCCAACTAGAAGATATAGAGAGAGAACTTATAGAAGTTGAGAAAGAACTTGAAAAAAATAGATATGAGGTTCAGAAATTAGATAAAGCGTTAGGCATTGCCAGAAATATTAGAGTTGTAATTGGCGAACTTAAGCCTCTAGCTAGACAGATATTGACCAAGGCAATTAACGAAGAGCTTAATTCAATATTTCTAAAACTGAGACATAAGGAGGTTTTCAGATCTGTACAACTTGTAGAGATAGATGGGAAATATAGCATTAGGGTAAATACGCCCGCCGGCTATATAGACCACAGACTTCTATCGCTTGGGGAGCAGAATCTCCTCGCTATATCCCTCCGGGTGGCGCTCGCCAGAGCCCTCCTCGGCGGTGCGCCCTTTATGATGTTTGACGAACCTACTGAGCACCTAGACGAGGAACACAGGAGAAAGATCGTGGAACTCATAAGAGACCTCACCTCTATCGTGCCGACGGTTGTCGTTACATCGCACCTCGGGGAATTCGAGGAGGTGGCTGACGTGGTAATACAGCTGTAAGCACTACGCCGCCTCTGCCTGGATCTGTTGCTCCAATACCCACACTGGAGTGGAGAGAAGCGCCACGTATCCGCCGAAGGCTTGCATCAGCGTTTTAGACTCCTCGACGCCCTTTGGCACAACCTCTACCTTAACTCCCTTCTCCTCCGCCTTCATGATCACCTCTAGAACTGCGTCTTCGCCGAGTTCCTCGGCCACGACTAGAACCTCTGCCATCCCCATCTCTAGAGCTTTAAGCGCCCTCTCTTTGCCGTATACTATATAGTCGCTCTTTCTCACTGCATAGTACATCACCTTTTCCATGACCTCCTTGGCGTGGACATATTCGCTCTCCTTGAGCTGCTCCTGGGCGTTTTTTATCGCCTCTATCACGCCGTATTCGTTGGCGCAACAAGCCGGCACCACCGCTAGAACTTTGTCCTTGAGCCTGTAGTCGAGACCTCCCTCCTCTAGGAAGTCCTCCTTGGTGGGGCCTGGCCCTGCCACTATTATGCCCTTCAGCGTCGGTATCTGGAGGAAGATCTTGTTCACCTCCTCGGCCAGCACCTTGTAGAAGGTCTCCGCCAAGTGCTCCGTCTGCCGCTTGAAGCGATTCGCCGACTGGCCGCCGGCGTGGTGTTTACCCGGCACGAAGAACTCCACAGTCTTCACAACCTCCCACTGCCCTCCCTTTAGAAGCGCAATGACAGCCTCCCCCCTCTCTACGACGACAATACCGTATACAACGCCGGCGTGTATCTGGTCCTCCAGTATCTCGGTATGGAAAGCCGTATCGCATATGTACTTAAAAGTGTAGATCGGCTGAGGAGGCACGACGACGTAATAGACCCACTCGTAATTTCCCTGATTTATCATATGGAACCCCGCGAAAATAGCCATGCCGTTTTCAGGTGCCTTAGCCTCCCCCTTCAGGTTGTTTATTATACGCTCTAGTGTGTCCTGGACATGGGTCCTGGTGGTCTTGTCTTTGATGTTAGAAGCAGTAGACCACTCCGACCTGAGAAGGTTGACCACGTCTGGTATCGGCCTCTCCGAGTTTATATAGAGGGTGATCAACGTCGTGGCGTAGCCTCTAAATTTCTTCAAGAGATTTATGAAAGCCCTAAGTTCCACTGGCGTCTTGATGTAGTAAACGCCATTTGGCGGCCTTTTAAAACTCATGGCACACACTCACAACCCCTTATAAATAATTTTGGGAAGAAAAGATTTAAAAAGTCTCCTTCTAGGAGTTCCCATGTCTTTAGCCGCTAGAAGAAAAGTGAGAATTAGGCTCTACGGCACTAACCCCGCCGATGTGGAACAAGTTGCTAGGGAGATTGTAGACTTGGCAAAGAAAATGGGCGTCCAAGTGAAGGGGCCTATCCCATTGCCGACGCGAAGACTTGTGGTAACTGTGAGAAGAGCGCCGTCTGGCCAAGGCTATCACACATTTGACCACTGGGAGCTGAGAATTTCGAAACGTCTTATCGATATAGAGGCTTCTGAGAGAGTTCTTAGAAGACTTATGACAATTAGAGTGCCGGATACTGTAAAAATAGAGCTCCAACTTATATAACTAATAAATACCTCTAGCGACGTTATTACGTGATACTCGTTACAAACGATGACGGAATTCACAGCCCTGGCCTCCGCCTTCTCTACCAATTTGTCTCAAGTCTAGACGAGGTAGACGTCGTTGCGCCAGAATCTCCTAAATCTGCCGTAGGCTTAGGTATAACGTTACACAAGCCACTCCGTATGTATAAAGTCGACATCTGCGGCTTTGTGGCATATGCGACTTCGGGCACGCCCTCGGATACAATATACCTCGCCACATACGGCCTAGGCCGTAGCTACGACCTAGTGCTCTCTGGCATAAACCAAGGAGACAACACCTCACTTCAAGTCATACTATCCTCTGGGACTTTAGGCGCCGCCTTCCAAGCGGCGCTATTGGGGATACCGGCAGTTGCATATTCTGCCTATATCGAAGATTGGGGAGAGATCTTAAACGACAAAACTGCGATAGAGATTATGGAGACTGTCGTACGGACAACCGCAGAGTATGTGCTAAAGCGAGGTATGCCCAAAGGCGTTGACGTAATAAGTGTAAACTTCCCACGTAAGTTAAGAAGGGGGGTGAAGGCACGTTTAGTAAAGGCGGCGAAAATGCGATATGCCCAACAGATAGAGCGGCGAGTAGATCCACGTGGCGCTTATTACTACTGGCTATATGGAGTAAATCTAGATCCAGAGCCTAATACAGATGTATATGTTGTGTTAAAAGAGGGCAACATAGCCGTGACCCCCCTCACTTTAAACCTAAATGTTTTCGATAGCGAAAGATATGTAGATCTAGAGAGCTTAAAAGAGCTCATGGAGTTAATAAATAGCGTCATATGACTACTGTTGTAAATTACGCAATAGCTATAGCCGCTACTATATTAATCGCCGCAGTTGCTGTGTTGATGTATATCTTATATTTACAAGCCGCAACTTCGGCCTTTGGATCTGTTACTACAATGCCAGTAGTCACAACTACAACACCTACGACGCCTATGACTACCGTCACTACGCCAGAGACATCGAGTTCGCACATAATCTCAACAGTTCTCTACATAGCCACACCAAATGTGACAGAGTGTGTAAATTTGGGAAGACAGTACATTTACTATTTCAATATAACAGTAGATAGGAAAAGACTAGAGGATCCAGTTGGCCATTATATTTTCAAAGCTGTAGTTAGAAATGTCACATATAACCTCACGACAGCAACCCTACTCCCCCTCAAGAGTGTGTATTTCAAGCCGTATAGCCAGGCCGATGTTAGACGCTTAGGTATCATCAACATTTACCTAGAGCTCACTAGTAGAACCCCTCTCCAGATAGATGCCGTGGAGTACCTAGGCAAGAGATACCCAATAGATAAGATTGTCTACATTGTTTGCATAAATGGGATAAGGTTTAGGGGAGCTTTTAACAAAATTGTATCCAATTCTACGATCCTCATCCCTACTGACATCCCATATGCGATAAACGTCGCCTTACCGTCGGGCACCTACCGAATAGCAGCGCCGCCAGACGTTGAGGTATCTCCACAGATGTTACAAGGCGGCAACATCACAGTGATGATAAAGTTCGTCAATAAGCCGCTTGTCTACAACCCGCTTATTCTAGAAGTAAGTCGATAGACGCATTAGCTGAGACGTAGTAGGTTACGCCGTCTTTTACGACCCTCCTCACCTTCCTATCTCTCTCTAAGACGTAGAGGTGCCACTGCACCTGTCCCCACGTCATGCCCATCGCCTTGGCGATCTGGCTCTGGGTTAGAGGGCCGTTTTCCTCGATTAACTTCAGGATTTCGGCCCTCCTCGGGTCCGAAAGCGAAGTTGCCGACTTTGCCCTCGCCATGTGTACGGCGTGTATCCATTTTAAAAAATTTTGCGTAGCGCCGTTACCCGAGGCAGTTTGCCGCTCGGCGGATGGCCCTCCTGATCTCGTCGCTCTCCGGCGCCTCTAAGCCGAAGAGCTCCGCCTCTAGGCGGGCCGCCAGCCAGTACAGCCGTAGCTTTGCCAACACCAGAGTTTTGTTGGCCATATCTACCGCCGTCTCTAGGTCTGACACGTAGACACCGCCTCTCTTTAACGGTACGTCAAGTCTCTCCTCACCCAGTATCTCGACAAAGATCCCGCCTCTGTTTATTGCTATTATGCCGCTGTGTTTATGCCCCGTCTCCCTACCCACCTCAACCAGCCGGTAGGCCGTCTTGGCGTCGACGGCCGCCAGATGTAGTATAGCCCCCCTCACCATGAGCCACGCGTTGTCCACCTGGTCGGCGGCCGCCCTCACCAGGTCGGGCGGCACTGGATGGTGCCACTTAGCCACCGGCCTAAACCCCTTGCCCTTGCTGTAGCTCGGCCTCACCGCCTCGGCCACCATTATCCTCCCGCTGCAGCTGGAAGTAGTGTATATAGCTGGGTGCCGGTTCAGGAGACGGAGGAGTGGGAGGATATCGCCGTCTACCCTCTCCTGGAGGGCCTCTCTCTCAAGCCGCTCTATGAATACGCGCTTCCGGGCCTCAAAAACCTTCCTATCTACAACTCCCATTAGATAAGGCCTAGGTCTTTGAGCAACTTCTCTAGCTCCCTTCTATCTTTGTCGTCTATCGGCGGCAGCGGCTCTCTAGGCGGCCCCATGTCTATCCCCCGCACTATCTGGGTGGCCACCTTGTAGAGCGTGGGCCATTTGCCGCCGAGCTTCCCCACGAGGCCGCAACCACCCATGAACCTCCACAGCGGCATAAGCTTGTTGTGGAGCGCTACTGCCTCTGCGATTTTGCCCTCCTTCACCAGTCTGTACTGCTCTAGCGTGATTCTGCCGAGGAAGTTTGGCCCCGCCAGAACGCCCCCTTGCGCCCCCATGAGAAGAGAGGGGACAAATAGAAGGTCTAGGCCTTGTAGCACCGAAAGTCTCTTGCCGAGGAGGTGTATAAGGTCTAGGTGATAGCGGAAGTCCCCCGAGCTGTCTTTCACCCCCACCACCTGGCTGTACTCGTTAGCAACTAGCTCGAAGACCTCCACGGGTATGTTGTATCCGGTGGCGAGGGGGATGGTGTAGAGGATGGTGGGCATATCCACCTTGTCCAACACCCTCTTATAGAAGGCGTAGATGGCGGCCCAGTCGTACTGTATGTAGTACGGCGGCGTGATGAGAAGGGCGTCTACGCCCACGTCTTTGTACCTCCTGGCGATTTCGATTGTGGAGAGGTGGTCCCCCGTGCCGGTGCCCGCAACTACTAAAGCCCTCCCCCCGGCCACCTCTTTGGCTACCTCCATCACCTTGACCCTTTCCTCGAAGGTCAACTTTGTGACCTCTCCAGTTGACGAGGTGGGGAAGACACCTTGGTACCCCTCAGACACAATTTTAGACAGGAGGGTTCTTAGACTTTCATAATTTACGCCGTCTTTTGTAAATGGAGTTACTGTTGCCACAATTACACCCTCGATACGCATAGACACTACATCTACCCTCCTTATTAAAGTTGTCTTTAGTGGAAAATAAAGTTTTAATTATAGAAGATGTGATTGGTTTGTGAATCCCTATATAGTTTTACTTAAACCGAGAGTGATATGGCTTCTTATTCTTTCCAGCGTAGTTGGGTATATATACGCGGCGCAGACAGTAGATTGGAGTAAACTCATAGCGCTTATCGCTGTTGCTACCCTCGCCGTCGGGGGCTCCGCCGCATTCAACCACTATTGGGAACGCGATATAGACGCCGCAATGTCTAGAACAGCGAGACGGCCTCTGCCGGCTGGCCTAATACCTGAGTTTAACGCCCTCGTATACTCCCTAGCTCTTTCAGCCGCTGGGATTACCCTCAGCTTTTACCTCCTCGGGCCTCTCCCCGGCTTATTTGTAGCCCTGGGGTGGTTTTTCTACGCCGTGGTCTATACGATTTGGCTCAAGAGGAAGACATGGCTAAATATCCTAGGTGGGGGGTTCGCTGGAAATGCAACATTTCTCGGCGGCTACGCCCTGGGCAAGGGGACTGTGGACCTCCCCGCTGTGCTCATCTCTTTCGCCATATATCTGTGGATACCCTCACATATATGGGCTCTGGCGTATAAATACCGACATGACTATAGAAAAGCCGGCGTGCCTATGTTACCGGCTATCATAGACGAGAAAAAATCTGTAGTTATAATCTCTATCTTAAATATAGCAAGCGCCGTATATATCCTCTGGCTTTATCTAGCCTTTGGACAGAGCCTTCTGGGACTTGCGTTAGTGTTTGCCGGCGTCGCCGGGACAGTAGCCACGAGCATTTTGGCGTTAAAAGAAAAAAGCGATAGAGCGATGTGGAAAATGTACAAGGCGTCTAGCCCCATCCTCACTCTTTTCCTACTCGCCCTGGTATTCTCATAGAGGCGGATAGTACTTCTCTCTCAGCGAGCGCACAGCCACATAAATGACAAGCGCTATTGTAAGCAAGGCGGAGGCCCACATCACCTCTATGTTTCTCAACAGAAAAGCGACGGCAGCTGTTGCGACCAACTCCCACTTGTAGTTAGGCACCTGGCGGTAGAGTATGGCTGGTATAAAATATGGTACACAAAGCGCTGACATAACTACTGCAAACGCCATATAGACAAAATGTGCGCCCAAGGGGGCCAGCGCTATTGCCCAACGGAAGAAGAAGGCCCCAATGCCGTAGGCATCATTCAGCCGCGGTCTGGCATAGAGCGTTAGTGCTAACGATGGCAAAGCCATAGCCCAACTAAGGCCCACTTTTGTAGCCACGTATGCCGCTAAATATAGCGCCGTCAATAACAACGCGCTTGGCGCAGTAAATCTCTTTCTTGCCCGAGAGAGCTCTATCCTATAGA includes:
- a CDS encoding helicase HerA domain-containing protein, with translation MRIGYVVATATPFEFIATLDPERPVSLYDYVAVDHVEYDATNGEYINVRLLGQIVKLFRDPYSAKRDLPLYSVMKEVSDNILEVQIAKVKVLGYIYNGELRQPKHPPRIGTPVYLAENEEIAELFKIDGGLCVGRLASRDLEICLDLNGVKRHVAVIAATGSGKTWFSVVFIEELLKKGAKIVVVDPHGEYVPIKDSIYKLGPYSATVVKLSKHHVGDLMYKIGVLDSDPDALANAAGVPPGAKKIRYAIYLAWSYAKKVKKTTGKALGLSFLRQVLHTALRGETALNKLFQQYKVEGDFPMEDLKQLAKKDRHSIFSALMYLKKLQRLGVFSSKSTPLSKILADITIVNLAGVNEEVQDYVVSHIVNRIFQARVRHVRSLKGLKIPWPVVLVVEEAHRFAPPKTLRKTKSYEALSRVASEGRKFGVYLVIVSQRPSKVDPDVISQCQSQVIMRIVNPKDQEAVRESSELLAQEFLENLPGLDVGEAVVLGPLTRLPVVIRLRDRVLEYGGADIDLAKVWRIDKTADVLQLWRRIYNTPPSPSVILSASRLKILHKRRERNRIEVLLLDGDREVSVVIEDGRPICSVCGVGKPCPHVYKALEEAVEII
- a CDS encoding DNA repair exonuclease; the encoded protein is MKILHISDAHLGRAQYHLPEREEDYFKAFDEALKRGKGADAVLITGDLFDLKRPSTKALVKFVEAIEAVDIPIYIIGGNHDFSYVRYRAEAGKCQRPAECLYDTALRLLDRLKLAKLLCWESVDAGGVYIFGACATPREYTAEYRRALQKMPPGAILAVHQAIEGVKARYPAEDDEYTMPQEVYHGLPYIHIAAGHIHDHMAKHPIGAVWAGSLEVWDVGEFETWDYRGGFEKAQDRAEKGAVLIDVAGKAVSLRDIPLSPGRPLYRVRLYVRERKEAYGAVEEATKLFDKPGAVVRVEVWGTLEEALRPRQLATLFTKALYVDVVDRTVTPQRAVALRGSAVEELWRIMKEKLGQHAEVVLRAMELLRDGEREAAYRLILKTLYD
- a CDS encoding AAA family ATPase, with translation MIRKIELYNFKAHAKAVFKFGEGVNFIYGPNGSGKTSIMEAVSIALFGSQWVRRVGGRWSDYLKRGASVGEVRLFLNHMGQEVLIVRRFGEEGSSTSGTYLAIDGAVVARGDIDVTNAVVTKLGIRIDEYRHLLYIRQGELRRILQEPEYIDHILRIDEFDKVDEVVKDVLKELERRRERVGGRVEELEKRAPQLKAKADALRQRLAEAERKIKELEDAEIKFREVEKRFFELRERYISLTKEKESLERGLEETASMALEVEKDIERLEEELEFIRRAEEELSTLPELGDVEREYYEVKQLVATVEKIPPEVRSYDPKLLEETRRKYEEVSRRYVEVRSRLGLLRDVLRVAKAAERGRCPVCGAPLTEETVKRHELEALGLEKEEQRLSRLMEQLQTEIKQLETLDKTYRAYAQYLSIDLQALKKRLAELETLYQRKREVEKKRAYLSGVVARRGEVERRLEELKARKAALEKRIGEINGRLNAVETELKTLATVLTNIEAEYTALKVKHEEFLAAKMFVSELKRQLEDIERELIEVEKELEKNRYEVQKLDKALGIARNIRVVIGELKPLARQILTKAINEELNSIFLKLRHKEVFRSVQLVEIDGKYSIRVNTPAGYIDHRLLSLGEQNLLAISLRVALARALLGGAPFMMFDEPTEHLDEEHRRKIVELIRDLTSIVPTVVVTSHLGEFEEVADVVIQL
- the prf1 gene encoding peptide chain release factor aRF-1 produces the protein MSFKRPPNGVYYIKTPVELRAFINLLKKFRGYATTLITLYINSERPIPDVVNLLRSEWSTASNIKDKTTRTHVQDTLERIINNLKGEAKAPENGMAIFAGFHMINQGNYEWVYYVVVPPQPIYTFKYICDTAFHTEILEDQIHAGVVYGIVVVERGEAVIALLKGGQWEVVKTVEFFVPGKHHAGGQSANRFKRQTEHLAETFYKVLAEEVNKIFLQIPTLKGIIVAGPGPTKEDFLEEGGLDYRLKDKVLAVVPACCANEYGVIEAIKNAQEQLKESEYVHAKEVMEKVMYYAVRKSDYIVYGKERALKALEMGMAEVLVVAEELGEDAVLEVIMKAEEKGVKVEVVPKGVEESKTLMQAFGGYVALLSTPVWVLEQQIQAEAA
- the rpsJ gene encoding 30S ribosomal protein S10; this translates as MSLAARRKVRIRLYGTNPADVEQVAREIVDLAKKMGVQVKGPIPLPTRRLVVTVRRAPSGQGYHTFDHWELRISKRLIDIEASERVLRRLMTIRVPDTVKIELQLI
- the surE gene encoding 5'/3'-nucleotidase SurE, encoding MILVTNDDGIHSPGLRLLYQFVSSLDEVDVVAPESPKSAVGLGITLHKPLRMYKVDICGFVAYATSGTPSDTIYLATYGLGRSYDLVLSGINQGDNTSLQVILSSGTLGAAFQAALLGIPAVAYSAYIEDWGEILNDKTAIEIMETVVRTTAEYVLKRGMPKGVDVISVNFPRKLRRGVKARLVKAAKMRYAQQIERRVDPRGAYYYWLYGVNLDPEPNTDVYVVLKEGNIAVTPLTLNLNVFDSERYVDLESLKELMELINSVI
- a CDS encoding ArsR/SmtB family transcription factor is translated as MARAKSATSLSDPRRAEILKLIEENGPLTQSQIAKAMGMTWGQVQWHLYVLERDRKVRRVVKDGVTYYVSANASIDLLLE
- a CDS encoding tRNA-wybutosine modification methyltransferase TYW3, yielding MGVVDRKVFEARKRVFIERLEREALQERVDGDILPLLRLLNRHPAIYTTSSCSGRIMVAEAVRPSYSKGKGFRPVAKWHHPVPPDLVRAAADQVDNAWLMVRGAILHLAAVDAKTAYRLVEVGRETGHKHSGIIAINRGGIFVEILGEERLDVPLKRGGVYVSDLETAVDMANKTLVLAKLRLYWLAARLEAELFGLEAPESDEIRRAIRRAANCLG
- a CDS encoding dihydrodipicolinate synthase family protein, whose amino-acid sequence is MRIEGVIVATVTPFTKDGVNYESLRTLLSKIVSEGYQGVFPTSSTGEVTKLTFEERVKVMEVAKEVAGGRALVVAGTGTGDHLSTIEIARRYKDVGVDALLITPPYYIQYDWAAIYAFYKRVLDKVDMPTILYTIPLATGYNIPVEVFELVANEYSQVVGVKDSSGDFRYHLDLIHLLGKRLSVLQGLDLLFVPSLLMGAQGGVLAGPNFLGRITLEQYRLVKEGKIAEAVALHNKLMPLWRFMGGCGLVGKLGGKWPTLYKVATQIVRGIDMGPPREPLPPIDDKDRRELEKLLKDLGLI
- the cyoE gene encoding heme o synthase, with amino-acid sequence MNPYIVLLKPRVIWLLILSSVVGYIYAAQTVDWSKLIALIAVATLAVGGSAAFNHYWERDIDAAMSRTARRPLPAGLIPEFNALVYSLALSAAGITLSFYLLGPLPGLFVALGWFFYAVVYTIWLKRKTWLNILGGGFAGNATFLGGYALGKGTVDLPAVLISFAIYLWIPSHIWALAYKYRHDYRKAGVPMLPAIIDEKKSVVIISILNIASAVYILWLYLAFGQSLLGLALVFAGVAGTVATSILALKEKSDRAMWKMYKASSPILTLFLLALVFS